A window of the Amblyraja radiata isolate CabotCenter1 chromosome 5, sAmbRad1.1.pri, whole genome shotgun sequence genome harbors these coding sequences:
- the hsdl1 gene encoding inactive hydroxysteroid dehydrogenase-like protein 1 isoform X1 has protein sequence MAAVDSFELLYWQVARTCNVYSDALTVLGAWYVAKTSICFVCDIYSMVRLHFIPRLVSRKHLLKHYGKWAMVTGATAGIGKAYAEELAKQGIDLILISHDQNKLEATAAAITERFNVETYIIISDFTKGREIYQPIQEALKDKEIGILVNSADVPADYPQFFLNISEDNLWDLINVNIAATNMMIRIVLPGMVQRRKGAIVNISSGFCCKPTPQMATYSSTKVYLDHFSRALHCEYAPKGIFVQSLLPFSTTTNRDGYGEGLHLFSWLAPSVNVYARHAISTLGISSRTPGYWIHSVQSSSGQCPQPNILTFMLQHKGRSEKFSSCTILQFYFQKRKTLQQQIRSWIC, from the exons ATGGCAGCGGTGGATAGTTTCGAACTACTGTACTGGCAGGTTGCCAGGACGTGTAATGTCTACTCAGATGCATTAACTGTTCTGGGAGCATGGTATGTGGCAAAGACAAGTATCTGCTTTGTTTGTGATATCTACAGTATGGTTAGACTCCATTTCATCCCGAGACTGGTGAGCAGGAAGCACCTGCTCAAACACTATGGGAAATGGGCCATGGTAACTG GTGCAACAGCTGGGATTGGTAAAGCCTATGCTGAGGAGCTGGCTAAGCAAGGCATTGATCTGATTCTTATTAGCCATGATCAAAACAAGTTGGAAGCAACAGCCGCCGCCATTACAGAAAGGTTTAATGTTGAAACCTATATAATCATATCTGATTTTACTAAAGGACGTGAGATTTACCAACCAATTCAAGAAGCTCTGAAGGATAAGGAAATAGGCATTCTGGTGAATAGTGCAGATGTGCCTGCTGATTATCCACAgtttttcttaaacatttccgAGGACAATCTCTGGGATcttataaatgtaaatattgctGCAACCAACATGATGATCCGCATTGTGTTACCAGGAATGGTACAAAGGAGGAAGGGAGCGATTGTTAATATTTCTTCAGGGTTTTGCTGCAAGCCCACACCACAGATGGCCACATATTCAAGTACTAAG GTGTATTTAGACCATTTTAGCAGAGCTTTGCACTGTGAATATGCTCCCAAAGGAAtctttgttcagagcttattgccGTTTTCCACAACAACTAACAGAGATGGGTACGGCGAAGGCCTGCATTTATTTTCCTGGCTAGCACCATCAGTTAATGTGTATGCACGTCATGCAATTTCAACCCTTGGAATATCCAGCAGGACTCCAGGTTACTGGATACATTCAGTGCAG AGTTCCTCAGGGCAATGTCCACAGCCCAACATTCTTACATTCATGTTGCAACACAAGGGCAGAAGTGAGAAATTCTCCAGTTGCACAATATTGCAATTCTATTTTCAAAAAAGAAAAACACTGCAGCAGCAGATCAGAAGCTGGATATGCTGA
- the hsdl1 gene encoding inactive hydroxysteroid dehydrogenase-like protein 1 isoform X2 produces MAAVDSFELLYWQVARTCNVYSDALTVLGAWYVAKTSICFVCDIYSMVRLHFIPRLVSRKHLLKHYGKWAMVTGATAGIGKAYAEELAKQGIDLILISHDQNKLEATAAAITERFNVETYIIISDFTKGREIYQPIQEALKDKEIGILVNSADVPADYPQFFLNISEDNLWDLINVNIAATNMMIRIVLPGMVQRRKGAIVNISSGFCCKPTPQMATYSSTKVYLDHFSRALHCEYAPKGIFVQSLLPFSTTTNRDGYGEGLHLFSWLAPSVNVYARHAISTLGISSRTPGYWIHSVQFLFAQCIPEWLWIWGATLMNNRLSKCATLKS; encoded by the exons ATGGCAGCGGTGGATAGTTTCGAACTACTGTACTGGCAGGTTGCCAGGACGTGTAATGTCTACTCAGATGCATTAACTGTTCTGGGAGCATGGTATGTGGCAAAGACAAGTATCTGCTTTGTTTGTGATATCTACAGTATGGTTAGACTCCATTTCATCCCGAGACTGGTGAGCAGGAAGCACCTGCTCAAACACTATGGGAAATGGGCCATGGTAACTG GTGCAACAGCTGGGATTGGTAAAGCCTATGCTGAGGAGCTGGCTAAGCAAGGCATTGATCTGATTCTTATTAGCCATGATCAAAACAAGTTGGAAGCAACAGCCGCCGCCATTACAGAAAGGTTTAATGTTGAAACCTATATAATCATATCTGATTTTACTAAAGGACGTGAGATTTACCAACCAATTCAAGAAGCTCTGAAGGATAAGGAAATAGGCATTCTGGTGAATAGTGCAGATGTGCCTGCTGATTATCCACAgtttttcttaaacatttccgAGGACAATCTCTGGGATcttataaatgtaaatattgctGCAACCAACATGATGATCCGCATTGTGTTACCAGGAATGGTACAAAGGAGGAAGGGAGCGATTGTTAATATTTCTTCAGGGTTTTGCTGCAAGCCCACACCACAGATGGCCACATATTCAAGTACTAAG GTGTATTTAGACCATTTTAGCAGAGCTTTGCACTGTGAATATGCTCCCAAAGGAAtctttgttcagagcttattgccGTTTTCCACAACAACTAACAGAGATGGGTACGGCGAAGGCCTGCATTTATTTTCCTGGCTAGCACCATCAGTTAATGTGTATGCACGTCATGCAATTTCAACCCTTGGAATATCCAGCAGGACTCCAGGTTACTGGATACATTCAGTGCAG TTCTTATTTGCCCAGTGCATACCTGAATGGCTGTGGATATGGGGAGCTACACTGATGAACAATAGATTGTCCAAATGTGCAACACTCAAGTCATAA